Proteins co-encoded in one Deltaproteobacteria bacterium genomic window:
- the phnD gene encoding phosphate/phosphite/phosphonate ABC transporter substrate-binding protein — translation MAGRILFIDDDPAGREVALFNLRKAWFLGIAAAVFLLVSASPVLPAETAVKATVRFGVIPRFNPHVTYEYYQPLMDYLSRNTPYRFELRLGRTYLETIEDLRKGTTDVAYLGGATYAIARHRFGARALVKPRNAEGGTTYRCFIIVRLDSPVRTIQDLRGKSVAFGARRSTTGALIPSYLLFGSGVTPNHLKVVKNLHNHEEVAKAVLKGVYDAGAVKDVVAWKYEAQGLRIIAESEELPNAPIAAGPSLPKDAEAAMVKALLSIDGSSPGGKATLARWGPELQHGFVRARGEDYDFLYRKIVSIPTGCGIRCHTSNPFFAN, via the coding sequence CCGGAAGGCCTGGTTCCTGGGGATCGCTGCCGCCGTCTTCCTCCTTGTCTCGGCTTCACCGGTTCTGCCGGCGGAGACGGCGGTGAAGGCGACCGTCCGCTTCGGCGTCATCCCGAGGTTCAACCCGCACGTCACCTACGAGTATTACCAGCCGCTCATGGATTACCTGAGCCGGAACACCCCATACCGTTTCGAGCTGCGCCTGGGCCGCACCTATCTGGAGACGATCGAGGACCTGCGGAAGGGGACCACCGACGTGGCGTACCTCGGAGGGGCGACCTACGCCATTGCCCGCCACCGCTTCGGCGCCCGCGCCCTGGTCAAGCCGCGGAATGCCGAAGGGGGAACGACCTACCGCTGTTTCATCATCGTCCGCTTGGACAGCCCCGTCCGGACGATCCAGGACCTCCGGGGGAAGAGCGTCGCCTTCGGCGCCCGGCGATCCACGACGGGCGCACTCATCCCGAGCTACTTGCTGTTCGGTTCGGGGGTGACCCCGAACCATCTCAAGGTCGTGAAGAACCTCCATAACCACGAGGAGGTTGCCAAGGCCGTCCTGAAAGGGGTCTACGACGCGGGAGCGGTGAAAGACGTCGTCGCATGGAAATACGAGGCACAGGGGCTGCGGATCATCGCCGAGTCGGAAGAACTTCCGAACGCGCCGATCGCCGCGGGCCCTTCCCTTCCGAAGGATGCGGAGGCGGCGATGGTGAAGGCCCTGCTGTCGATCGACGGAAGCAGCCCGGGTGGAAAGGCGACCCTCGCACGGTGGGGGCCGGAGCTTCAGCACGGCTTCGTCCGCGCGCGCGGCGAAGACTACGACTTCCTGTATCGGAAAATCGTCTCCATTCCCACGGGATGCGGAATCCGTTGCCACACCTCGAACCCCTTCTTCGCAAACTGA